A single genomic interval of Centropristis striata isolate RG_2023a ecotype Rhode Island chromosome 8, C.striata_1.0, whole genome shotgun sequence harbors:
- the trhra gene encoding thyrotropin-releasing hormone receptor encodes MENLTMDNMTVKNDSSVQGNQTLGVWTDFTAEYKVVSVFLVSLICGLGIVGNVMVILVVLTTKHMRTPTNCYLVSLAAADLMVLTAAGLPNISDALYGQWVYGYAGCLGITYFQYLGINASSCSITAFTVERYIAICHPIKAQFLCTLSRAKKIIMLVWALTSVYCVMWLFLSDTKKLVYDNVVLLSCAYKVSRSYYLPIYFIDFAVFYVLPLMLATVLYGLIARILFLNPLPSDPKGSTKKWKKEMSQGGRMVSTCSSSSTTAASRRQVTKMLAVVVILFALLWMPYRTLVVVNSFLHKPYLDTWFLLFCRLCIYLNSAINPVIYNVMSQKFRSAFKKLCHCGPQRMEKPASYSVALTYSVIKETSNGESPDHFTTEMDELNTPTDQYLPASILPDAKKMPFAEPSLSGSDVKA; translated from the exons ATGGAAAACCTCACTATGGATAACATGACTGTAAAGAATGACTCGTCGGTGCAGGGGAACCAGACCCTGGGTGTTTGGACTGACTTCACAGCTGAATATAAAGTGgtcagtgtgtttttggtgtccCTCATATGCGGGTTGGGGATCGTGGGGAACGTGATGGTCATACTGGTGGTCCTGACCACCAAACACATGCGGACTCCCACTAACTGTTACCTGGTGAGTCTGGCCGCGGCTGACCTGATGGTGCTGACGGCAGCGGGGCTTCCCAACATCAGCGACGCCCTGTACGGACAGTGGGTGTACGGATACGCGGGCTGTCTGGGGATCACCTATTTCCAATATCTGGGAATAAACGCGTCCTCCTGCTCCATCACCGCCTTCACCGTGGAGCGCTACATCGCCATCTGCCACCCCATTAAAGCGCAATTCCTGTGCACTTTATCCAGGGCGAAGAAAATCATCATGCTGGTGTGGGCGCTCACCTCCGTCTACTGCGTCATGTGGCTTTTTCTATCAGATACAAAAAAGTTGGTGTACGACAACGTGGTGCTGCTTAGCTGCGCCTACAAGGTGTCCAGGAGTTATTACCTGCCAATTTACTTTATAGATTTCGCCGTGTTTTACGTGCTGCCTCTCATGCTGGCCACTGTGCTGTACGGACTCATCGCCCGGATACTTTTCCTCAACCCGCTGCCTTCAGATCCCAAAGGCAGCACCAAGAAGTGGAAGAAGGAGATGAGTCAGGGAGGGAGGATGGTCAGCACCTGCTCCTCCAGCAGCACCACGGCCGCCTCCCGCAGACAG GTGACAAAGATGCTGGCAGTGGTGGTGATCCTCTTCGCCTTACTTTGGATGCCCTACCGGACCTTAGTGGTGGTCAACTCCTTCCTGCACAAGCCCTACCTGGACACCTGGTTCCTGCTCTTCTGCCGTCTCTGCATCTACCTTAACAGCGCAATCAACCCAGTCATCTACAACGTCATGTCCCAGAAGTTCCGCTCTGCTTTTAAGAAGTTGTGTCACTGCGGCCCTCAGCGTATGGAGAAACCAGCTTCTTACAGCGTGGCACTAACCTACAGTGTCATCAAGGAGACGTCCAATGGGGAAAGTCCCGATCACTTCACTACTGAAATGGACGAGCTAAACACGCCGACAGATCAGTACTTACCCGCCAGCATCCTGCCAGATGCCAAGAAGATGCCGTTTGCAGAGCCGTCCCTGTCAGGGAGTGATGTCAAAGCCTGA
- the LOC131976596 gene encoding transmembrane protein 74 produces MASPELLPADERGKPLDPADVLDRVASALHVRKSGGSTGGALPGEGCCNPARSCHGRCHSAPRTAPRRAGAEVKLGHLGEEKVRVCCDEELETSFTYIDENVNLRLASPETSCKSTHRPVRNGEPCSETLPELSFMSEDDLSFGEGPGTSIDYGFISAVTFLVTGISLVIISYAVPRDVVVDRDSVSAREMERLEMESARIGAHLDRCVIAGLCLLTLGGVVLSTLLMISMWKGEMYRRKVIAYSKRSAKLYGSISLKTRSSPSHSSARLSLEEDIEETLA; encoded by the coding sequence ATGGCTTCTCCGGAGCTGCTTCCCGCAGATGAGAGAGGCAAACCGCTCGATCCTGCCGACGTCCTTGACCGGGTTGCCAGCGCGCTGCATGTCCGTAAATCGGGCGGATCAACAGGAGGAGCGCTCCCGGGGGAGGGCTGCTGTAACCCGGCCCGCAGCTGCCATGGCCGGTGTCATTCAGCACCAAGGACGGCGCCGCGCAGGGCAGGCGCAGAGGTTAAACTCGGTCACCTCGGCGAGGAGAAAGTCCGGGTTTGCTGCGACGAGGAACTAGAGACATCTTTCACCTACATTGATGAGAATGTTAACCTGCGATTGGCCAGCCCGGAGACTAGTTGTAAAAGTACTCACAGACCTGTGCGCAACGGCGAGCCTTGCTCCGAGACTTTACCGGAGCTTTCCTTCATGTCCGAGGATGATCTCTCATTCGGAGAGGGCCCCGGGACTTCTATAGACTACGGGTTTATCAGTGCAGTCACGTTCTTGGTGACCGGGATCTCCTTGGTGATCATCTCCTACGCCGTGCCTCGGGATGTGGTGGTGGACCGTGACAGCGTGTCGGCGAGGGAGATGGAGAGGCTGGAGATGGAGAGCGCCCGCATAGGTGCCCACCTGGATCGATGCGTCATAGCGGGACTGTGCCTACTCACTCTGGGCGGCGTGGTGCTCTCCACGCTGCTGATGATCTCCATGTGGAAGGGGGAGATGTACAGGAGGAAGGTCATCGCTTATTCCAAGCGTTCAGCCAAACTGTATGGATCAATCAGCCTGAAAACTAGATCCAGTCCCAGCCACTCTTCTGCGCGCTTGTCCCTGGAGGAGGACATAGAGGAGACCTTGGCTTAA